A genomic window from Halogeometricum borinquense DSM 11551 includes:
- a CDS encoding acyl-CoA dehydrogenase family protein codes for MDFELPSEHRMIRDTVREFCEEEISPIAQEIEDEHRFPEEIFEELADLDMLGVPISEEYGGLGGDQLMYALVTEELGRVSGGIGLSYAAHISLASKPIELFGTEEQKERWLRPLAEGEYLGGWALTEPSSGSDASDMDTTAEKDGDEWVIDGSKQFITNANVAGSVLVKAVTDPGEGYDGISTFIVDPEEDDGFEVTTVWDKMGLNCSPTCELAFDEVRIPEDRLLGEEGAGWKQTMKTLDGGRISIAALSTGLAQGAYEAAKTYAGDREQFGKPISKFDAIRDKLVDMHRKTERARLLTHKAATRYDAGESVSRESALAKLDASEAAREVAEDAVQVLGGYGYTEDFAPQRFYRDAKLMEIGEGTSEIQHLVIGRELGL; via the coding sequence AGATTTCCCCCATCGCACAGGAGATAGAGGACGAGCACCGCTTCCCCGAGGAAATATTCGAGGAACTTGCCGACCTCGACATGCTCGGCGTTCCCATCTCCGAGGAGTACGGCGGACTCGGCGGCGACCAACTGATGTACGCTCTCGTCACCGAGGAACTGGGTCGTGTCTCCGGCGGGATCGGTCTCTCCTACGCCGCACACATCAGCCTCGCGTCGAAACCTATCGAACTGTTCGGCACCGAAGAACAGAAAGAACGATGGCTTCGTCCCCTTGCGGAGGGCGAGTACCTCGGTGGCTGGGCACTCACGGAACCCAGTTCTGGCTCCGATGCCAGCGACATGGATACGACCGCCGAGAAAGACGGCGACGAGTGGGTCATCGACGGGTCCAAGCAGTTCATCACGAACGCGAACGTCGCGGGTTCCGTCCTCGTGAAGGCTGTCACGGACCCCGGCGAGGGCTACGACGGTATCTCGACGTTCATCGTAGACCCAGAGGAGGACGACGGATTCGAGGTGACGACAGTGTGGGACAAGATGGGTTTGAACTGTTCGCCCACGTGCGAACTCGCATTCGACGAGGTTCGCATCCCCGAAGACCGCTTGCTCGGTGAGGAGGGAGCGGGTTGGAAGCAGACGATGAAGACGCTCGACGGCGGCCGGATCTCTATCGCCGCCCTCTCGACGGGCCTCGCGCAGGGCGCATACGAGGCGGCGAAAACGTATGCGGGCGACCGCGAGCAGTTCGGGAAGCCGATCTCGAAGTTCGACGCGATCCGCGACAAACTGGTGGATATGCACAGAAAGACCGAACGCGCCCGCCTGCTGACGCACAAGGCGGCAACGCGGTACGACGCGGGCGAGTCGGTGAGTCGTGAGTCGGCGTTAGCCAAACTCGATGCATCGGAAGCGGCCCGCGAAGTCGCAGAAGACGCCGTCCAAGTCCTCGGCGGCTACGGATACACCGAGGACTTCGCACCCCAGCGGTTCTACCGCGACGCCAAACTGATGGAAATCGGAGAGGGAACCAGCGAGATTCAACACCTCGTCATCGGTCGGGAACTCGGACTGTAG